The window GCTTGCAAGGGCTTTGTATATTTGCACTAACTCTTGCATCATACGAACAGGATAGGCGCCTGAACCGACAGCAGGATCAAGTATTTTGATATTGTGTATAAGGCGGTAGATAGCGAAAGCTTGTTCTTCCGAGAGATTTTTTGCGTTCCATCCATCAACCAGGTCTGCGATAGATGAATGCAGAACTTGTGTATGTTCTTCTAAGAATGTTTTCAGCGACTCACGACACATCAAGCCGACTTCTGTGGGATGTGTATAGAATGCACCTTGTCCGTGTCGTTCGGCGATGAGTTCCTCATAAGCGTAACCGAGTAAATCGGGGTTGAGAGCTACTTCAATATCTATAGGAGTATTTTCTTGTATTGTGAAATTATATCTATCGAGAAGTTTATCGAAAATCATATCGAAAGCTTCATTCTCAACTTTGACTTTCTCGTCGTCCCACTCGTGCGACCTTTCGAAAAGTCCTCCATTCAGATAAGGCACTCTGCCAATTATTTTTCTGATAGCATCCGTCTCTTCAACTGTTCCTACAGAACCTTTCATCCAAGGACGATTGAGTCCGTGAAAGAATAAATACTTGAAGAAATACTGCCACTGATTTTGCTGGCCTAATTTTTCCCTTTGACGTGCGAGATATGACCGACGAAGCTCTAATGAATCGGAATCTTCTACAAACAGCCATCCTTTTTTCTCTAAGAATTTCAGGAATAGCAATCGATTCAAAAGCAGTTGAGCAAAAGAACGTTTATTTTCTTCAGAAAGATTGGTTATGTATGATTGTATATCCCTGAAAGTATCGCGAAGTTCTTGGAAGAATTTATCAGTTACACTCTTTACATCGAAAGCTTTCGACCATTCATCAAGCCAAAGTTTTGGTGAAATGCTAAACATATCTACCTCAGGCATTTGCAGCGCTTTAAGATTGAACTCGCATAGTGTTCGAATGTAACTTGACTGATACTCCCAACCGAAAGTGCTAAGTTTTGCTTTCTCTGGTTTACCGTCTTCAAAATGCGCAAACGTATAATTCTTCCAATCGGGTGTGCAAATGAAAAGGAGATTATGCGGATTCCACGTTGGATAATCTTTGTGCTTTCGTTTCATCGGCGCAAGCGCACGGATTAGTTTCCTCAACTGCGTTACATACACTTGCGGTTTAGCAAGATGGATAAAGAAGATACCCCAAGGTTGATCGTGCGTAAACGGACGAAGCTGAGAAATTCTTGAGCCGCGCAGGTCATCGCTCTTTAAATCCATTTCTTCCGGCGACCAGCCGTAGGTAAGTTCGTCAAATGAAATATCATCCTGAATTTTCCATCCGAGATGATCTTTGAAAAATTGGAAGAATGAATTTTGGTTGTGTATGTTCTGAACTGCTTCTGATGGTATGTGCTTCAACGTTTTCTCCTTACTGAATATTTTTGCTTCGGCTCTTCAACTCTAAATCCGATCTGCCGTTTTGGTTTTTCGGGAGGAGTCATTAGCTGTCGTATTGCTTCAAAAATATTTCTAATTTGGTTATCATGAGACTTTATTTTTTGTTCTAATTCAAAGAGTTTTTGTTCAATATCTTTATGTGCCAATAATACTTGCCTGATTTTTACAAATGCTCGCATAATGATAATGTTGACTTGAATTGCTTGTTTGCTGCGTAGAACACTGGAAAGCATTGCGATTCCTTGTTCTGTAAAAGCAAATGGAAGTTTTCTTGTGCCTCCTTTTTTTGATGTTCCAAAATGGAACATCAAATTCTGAAATTCTTCCTCCGATAATTGAAACATAAAATCGGAGGGGAAGCGGTCAATATTTCGCTTGACTGCTTTGTTCAAATCTCGTGTTTGAACACCATAGAGATAGGCAATATCTTTATCGAACATTACTCTGTTTCCACGGATAAGAAAAATTCGCTGCTCTATAATTTCAATTGGAATCAATGTTTTGGTATTCATCTTATTTTCTCCTTCGTAAACGATATTTTACTTTTGCTGCCATCAACGCACCATGCTCGGTAAAAACGTACGGTAAAAATCGGGGGTCGCGATGTTTCTGTGAACCGGTAACAAATTGTGACCGGTTGGTATTGCGCTTTACTGCTTGATTTAAAGCTTTTGTGGTTACACCATATTTGTTATTGTGATAAGGGTTTTAAACTACGTCGGGTAAGTTGTTCCCGTGCTGCTATGATTGCCTGATGCAACTTCTTTTCTAACACTTTTCGCGGGGGCAATTCAGTCATATATTCTGCCACACGAATGCCTGTTTTGTGAAGCTGCAGAAGTTCAACTTGTTCGTGTTTTTCCAACCAACGGAGATACAGCTCCATTTGCCCTTTATCCGCAGCTTTAAACTTTTCAAGCTTCAAATCTATGGCAACCAATCGTTTTAGTGTACGGTGATAGAAGAGGAGATCGATGTAATAATCCTCACCATCGACAGTTATGCGTTTCTGCCGTTCAACAAAGCTGAAACCGACGCCTAATTCCAAAATGAACGATTTTATTTCTCTGAGGATTGCAGACTCAATGCCTTTTTCGCTGTATGTATCTTTCAATCCGAGGAAGTTGAGTAAGTAAGGATCACGAAAGACGAGGTCGGGTGTAAGTTTATCTTCGTCACGAAGGGATTTCAATTCTTGCTTGATAAGTTTGACAGGTTTCTTAGAGATGGCGGTGCGTTCGTAGAGCATACCAGAAATTTTTTCGCGTAACATTCTAACACTCCACCGTTCAATGCGGCACATCTCTGCATAGAAGTCACGTTTGAGTGGTTCTTCAAATACAAGAATCTCCACAAAGTGTGACCATGATAATTGTGCAGACAGTGTCTGCACAATTTTGACGTTAGGAAATATCTCAGCAAAGCGAATCATGTTAAATAAATTACGTCTGCTGAAACCATTACCATACTCATTGACCAATTGTTTCGACAGTGTCGAGACAATTTGTTGCCCATACTCAGCCCGCTCTTCGCCGAGAACATTTGTTCGGATCATCTTCCCAATCTGCCAATACAGCAACACGAGACTGGAATTAACCGCCTGCGCTACTTGCCCGCGAGTAGTTTCTATCAGTGAACGTATCTCGGTGAACAGGTGTCGTGCCACTTGCTGTGTTTTCGCAGATTGGGCTTTGACCAAGCTTGTATCGCGTTGTGGCTTTTTCATCAGCATACCTCCATCCAGCAAACTAAAATTGCTTTTTCTCCTATCACCACCTGCATGTTTCGCAGCTCGGTATTAACTTTTTTCTGTTCGATCAACTTGATACTTTTTCTTAACTCTTCCATTGGTTTTTCAACTACTCTTGGTGTTTCAGGTGAGGATTCAATAATAGCATGTATCGCTTCTATATCTTCGAGGATATCATCGTTGCCAAATCTATGGTAATACCATCTGCACTCACCCGGCACGGATAGCTCATTCCCTCTCTCATCTTTCACAACTCGTGATGGAAAACGATAAGCGGCAAAAACACCCTGCGGTTGGTTCGATTGATGTTGCTTTCCAGAGAATAAACGCTTAGGCAATTTGGGCAATATATCTGCTAAATTTGGATGTTTTTTCAAGATATCATCGAATATTAGTCGTATCTTTTCTTCGTATGAGATGATTCCATTGTAGGTAGCATTGAAATTACGTAGCGCATCATATTCTTCTTCGGGAGTAAGTATATATTTACCTTCGATACCTAATGTTTTTGAAATCCGTAACAACTTACCTGAAACACGCTGATAGAGATCTAACAACTCATCAAGCTCATCAGGTGGTAGGAAATTCCAGAAACGCACAACACAATTTTCGCGACCAAGCATCTTCTCAATTTTCGGATCAAGCCTTCTGTCAACACGACCGATGCGCTGCATGAGACGGACAGGATTCCAATGTAAATCGTAATTTATAAGAAGATTGGCATCTTGTAAGTTTAGTCCTTCCGAAAGAATATCTGTAGAAATCAAAATTCTAATCGGTTGATTAAGATATTTTTGAACTTCTTCTTCAGAGCAATTATAATAGGGTGAGAATCGTTTTATTACAATCTCTCTATCTTTTTTTGATGTGCTGTCTAATTCTTCAATATCATCTAATCCTTTTGCTTTCAGTTGCTTATAGAGATAACGAGCAGTATCCCTGTATTGCGTGAATATAATTACCTTTTTCGTTTTTAGTTCTTTATCATCATTCAATAGATTGATGAGTCGTTTCAGCTTGTCGTCCGATTGTTCTGTGATATTGGAATGAATAAACTGCAGAAAATCGGCTAACTCATCCATATCGCGCTTCACACTTACAATAATATCTTCGATGAAGAAATCTTCTTTAATTAATTGTTTATTTGGTTCGGGTAGAATATCGTCTTCTTCAACTTCCGATTCTTCATCTTCATCAACAAAACGGTCGCGCCAATGTCCCTCAACCATTTTCCAAAAATCGTCGTGTTTTTCTTTCCACTTCTCCCACTCTTCTTTCTCATAATAACGAAGGAATCGAGCTAACGAACGCAATAAATCTTCACAGGAAGCTTCGAATGCCTTGTATGAGGATTCCATACGTTTTAAAAGTGTTGCTCGAATTAAAGAAATAACTTGGCGTTCTCTATTCTCAATTTTTCTATCGATTTGGGATTTATCTTTTCTAAAATTCTCAGGATTATAAAGGGCTAATTCAACAAATGGAGAATCTTTATTGAATGATTTCTTGATGCTTTCAAATAGTTCTCCATAGATTCTTGCAAGTTGATAATCTGCAACAACAGGTTTTTCGCGTTCAGGAAAATAAAACTGGTTATTTCCGATTTGTTTGAAATACTGTTTTGCGTAATCACGACTTCTCTGAATTACGACAGTACGGAAAAGAATATCATCCCGCAGTATTTTTTCTGCTTCAATAACATCGAATTCTGGAAATAAATTTTCTTCACCTTCAACTTTCGATTCTACTCCCATCTTTGCTTCGATTGCTTTTTCTTTCTTAACAAAATATGATCTTGTATCACTTATACCAAGTTTCTGAAAATACTCTCTCTTCTTTCTTGTAAAATATTCCATTAAGTGTAATATATCGAATAAAGAATTATTAACCGGTGTAGCAGTTAGCATGAAGATTTTTTTCTTCCTGCCGTTAAACTCTACAATGTCGAAAAGTTTCTCGCTTCTCTGCGCATTCGGAGTTCTAAAGTGGTGGGCTTCATCAATAATTATTACATCTGCTCTTTCACGAATACTGGCTAAATGATCTTTTAGTTTTTCTCTATGGAGGTCGGTGTGATTGATAACTTCTATCAAATCACCGCTAAATGAACCACCATAGTACTTCGACAAATATTCTTTTATCCTTCGTTCCCAAACACTTACTCTAGCTGATTTAGGAACGATTAAAGCCACACGCTTTCTTTCGTGGAGAAATCTTTCAATAAGCATTAAACCGATATAAGTTTTACCAAATCCAACACCATCACAAATCAAGGCACCTCCCCATTGTTCTGCAATCCACAATGCTTGCCGGTAGCCAATTCGCTGCAGGTCATCGAGTATGGGATAAATTTTTGACTCCCGTTCTTCCCAGGCTGTGGTTGGAATTTCTTTTCCATGAAAATATTCATAAAGAGCTTTTACATAAACTTCAAAGGGTGAATAAAGTTTAATATGCGGCTCAATCACTTTGAGCAATTCTTCTCTCACTTCCTCCGACTCTTGCCATGCTTTGTCGAACCATTCTTGCAATGCTTTAAGCTGGAGCTGATCAGTAGTAAACAGATTTAACTCAAGATTTCTCGTTAGCCCTGGTTCAGTAAAATTACTTGATCCAACTATACCGAAGTTCACCGGGCTTGGGGGTTTTGTTTGCATCAAATAAGCTTTAGCATGAAATTTTGCTTGTCGGTAAATTTTAGGTTCGATTTGTTTTTTCAGTAACGCTTCCCTAATAGCAAGGAGCCCGGTTAAGCTGTCGTCTTTTTCCTTTTCTCTCTCAATACTTTCTTCGCTTGCTTCGGTTAAGGCATTAATTAGCTCATTACGGGTTCGCTTGGTGGTTTCATCTCCCATTACAATCCGAACTTTTTCCAATTGATTCCAAAACGAATCTAGAGCGAGAAAAGACCCAATCTCAAAATATCCTGTTGCGATATCTAAATGTTTAGATTCAGGTAGTAATCTTTTGAGCGCATCCAAGACAGTGTTTGCATCACGATTATCAATGATAGAATTTAATGCTTTCATAATACGTTACCTTTTACACTAAAAGTTAAAAAATATAATCAACAATTACTAAAGGTTCAAAATCTTTTCACTCAGCCACTTTCTCCCAGCCCATTTTCGAGATATGGTTGATCAAAATTCCACCTGCTACCGCTGCAACTGCGAGAAATATGGCAGCGTGAATATATTCTCCGAGTATAAACTTTCCGAAACCAAAGAGCATCGAATAAACTAAAACAACGCCGGCAAGCCAGTCGAATGCGAGGAATGCCAGACCTGAATCCTGTTGAACATCGGGAAGTGTTTCGGCAACCGGTTGCCAGAATCCACCAGGATGTATTCGTCTGAAGAAGTTTTTTAAAGTTTCAGCATCCGTTGGTTTTGTAAGAAATGTAATTACTATCCAAACAACCGTAGTGAAACCTACAATAATAAAAAGCGACTCGGGAAATTTTATATCTGTGAAAAACTTAACATAACCGAAAGCAATAAACGGAGCTATCATTGCAGAAATTTCAGACCATGCATTTATCCTCCACCAATACCAGCGCAGAATTAAAACGAGTCCGAGCCCGGCGCCGGCTTCTATTATAAAAGCCCACGCACCGGAAATTGTATTTATAACGAGTGTAAGTAAAACCGACACAATCATTAAAGCGATTGTTGCGAACCGCGAAATTTGCACGTAATGTTTTTCGGTAGAATTTTTCTTCACAAATCTCCTGTAAAAATCGTTGATGATGTATGATGTTCCCCAGTTGAGATGAGTCGCAATCGTTGACATATAAGCCGCAAAGAAAGCGGCGACTAATAGACCGAGCAAACCTGTTGGTAAGTGGTCGCGCATCGCGTAAACATAACCCAACTTTTTGTCAGTCAAATCGGGATAAAGCACAAGCGTTGCAAGTCCCACCAAAATCCAGGGCCAGGGACGCAAACAATAGTGAGCAATTGTAAACCAGAGAGTTGCAAGGAGTGAGTGCTTCTCGTTTTTTGCCGACATCATACGTTGAGCAGCGTAACCACCGCCGCCCGGTTCTGCACCCGGATACCACGAAGCCCACCACTGAATACCGATGAAAGCAAGAAACGCCGAGAGTGATAGCGCCAGCGCCCCGCTGATTCCCATTTCATCCACCGATTCAATCGATGGAAAAAATTGGAATGTCCATTCCGGTAATTTCTCTTTTAAACCAGCCACGCCACCGACTTCAGGTAATGAAAGCACAACAACAGCAAGAATTATTGTTCCAGCCATCGCGATTATAAATTGAAACACATCGGTAACAGCAACCCCCTATAAGCCCGAAAGTGCTGAATAGATCGCAACGATGATCATACTTCCGGCTACGTAAAGAATTACTTGTGATTCAGGAATTCCGAAAAGTCCGTGAAGAATTGTGCCCATCGCAACGTTCACCCATCCCATAATTATACAATTGATGAAAAGTCCGAGGTAGATTGCACGAAACCCGCGTAAAAAAGCGGCTGGCTTGCCCGAGTATCGTATCTCAGCGAATTCTACATCGGTCAAAATTCCGGCACGCCGCCATAACCGTGCAAAGAAAAACACAGTTAACATTCCACCGAAGACGAAGTTCCACCAAAGCCAGTTACCGGCAATTCCGTTTTGAGCCACAAGCTCTGTAACTGCAAGCGGAGTATCTGCGGCAAAAGTAGTTGCAACCATCGAAGTTCCGGCAAGCCACCAGGGAAGGTTTCTGCCCGACAGGAAAAACTCAGATGTATTTTTGCCTGCCCGCTTTGAGTAGTAAACTCCGATGATGATTGAGATTATGAAGTAAAGTACGATTAAAAGCCAGTCGAGTAATAGCATAGGATAATTTTTGATTTTTGATTTATGATTTATGATTTATGATTTGTGATTTTTTTCTTTTTTAAAGATATTATTGCTGAAGCAAAGATTGCAATCAGTTCATTCGCTTCTTGCATAAGATTTTTCACTTTATCAATCGGCATTAGATTAGATTCGACAATCAATTCCATCCAATAAAACGACTCATCAGCTTCTTCTTCAACTAAACCGAGCTTGTATTCAAAATCGACTTGAGAACGTGCACGCAATGCAGAACGATAATTCGCACCAACGGATGTTCCAGACCTAAGAAGTTGATTACCAACTATTTTACCGATTTGTGTTTTTGGCAAATTGTTTACCAATTTGATTACTCGTAATGCAAATTCCTTTGTTCTATTCTTTAATTCTTCTTTATTCATACCATCGTTCCTTCATATTTTATTTTAAATTCATAAATCAGGAATCATAAATCATAAATTTACACCTCGGTTTTTCTCATCTTGCTCACCATAACTCCCACCGCTACTGTAGTTACACTTCCAATCACCGTGTACCAAGTCCAGGCAATGCTTGTAAAATAAATTACACCTATCATTACAATAACCCCTGTCGCGAAAGCAATTAAAGCATCGCGCTGTCTGGTTTTCTTAAATAAAACACCTAACAAGAAAGTTCCCAATAAGCCGCCATAAGTGAACGAAGCTATACTCAGCGCCAGTTCAACAACTGTTTTCGGAGTGTTCATAAAAATAAATGCCGAACCAATCAGCAAACAGCACCATAGTGCAGTGATGATTCGAGAGATTCTTAACTCGCTATCGGGCGTGTTTGTTTTACTAAACAATGGTTTATAAAAATCGAACATCACAGCCGAGGCGAGTGAGTTCATCGAACCGGAAAGTGTGGACATTGCCGCAGCCAAAAGTCCTGCGATAATTAACCCCGCGATACCCGATGGGATATGATTGATTATGTATTGAGGGAAAACTTCGTTCGGATCCATCTTGGCGCCGTTGTAAAAAACGTAGAGTAAAATTCCGATGAATAAAAACAAAGCGAACTGAAACATCACGATGAAGCCGCTTGTTATAATTGCTTTCTTACTGCTTGATAGCGAATCGGTTGAGAGCAATCGCTGCACTATTAGCTGGTCGGTTCCGTGCGATGCCATAGATAAAAACATCCCGCCTAAAACGCTTCCCCAAAAAGTATATGGAGTTGAGAAGAAAGTTTTTAAATCTAAATTAAATCCGAAATTAAAGAGAGAAAATTTTTCTGAAATGTTCCGAACTGCGAATATAGATGCGATGCTTTCGGGAATTTGTGAGCTCAAAACCCAAATTGCCGCAACAGCGCCTCCCAAATAAATAAACATCTGAACAACATCCATCCATATTACGGCACGTATTCCACCGATGTAAGTATAGACAAGTGTTACAACGGCAGTTAACATAATTGCAGTCGGATAATCGACACCTGTGATTAATTTAATTGGGATTGCAGTAGCGTAAAGACGGACTCCGTCGGCAAAGAGGCGCGTTATCATAAAAACAAGCGATGCGGTTTTACGTGTTGTAGTGCCGAAACGGTTTCCCAGAAAAGTGTAAGCGGTCTCGATGTTACCGCTGAAATATGCAGGTAAAAATATAAAAGCGATTAAAACCCTGCCGACGATGTAACCGATTGTAAGCTGTAGAAAATTTAAGTTAGCAACGTATGCAACTCCCGGAATGCTTATGAATGTGAGAGTGCTTGTTTCGGTTGCAACGATAGCAAAACATACAGCCCACCAGGGAATTTTGCGGCTGCCTAAGAAATAATCGTGTGTAGATTT of the Bacteroidota bacterium genome contains:
- a CDS encoding ORF6N domain-containing protein — encoded protein: MNTKTLIPIEIIEQRIFLIRGNRVMFDKDIAYLYGVQTRDLNKAVKRNIDRFPSDFMFQLSEEEFQNLMFHFGTSKKGGTRKLPFAFTEQGIAMLSSVLRSKQAIQVNIIIMRAFVKIRQVLLAHKDIEQKLFELEQKIKSHDNQIRNIFEAIRQLMTPPEKPKRQIGFRVEEPKQKYSVRRKR
- a CDS encoding PDDEXK nuclease domain-containing protein; this encodes MKKPQRDTSLVKAQSAKTQQVARHLFTEIRSLIETTRGQVAQAVNSSLVLLYWQIGKMIRTNVLGEERAEYGQQIVSTLSKQLVNEYGNGFSRRNLFNMIRFAEIFPNVKIVQTLSAQLSWSHFVEILVFEEPLKRDFYAEMCRIERWSVRMLREKISGMLYERTAISKKPVKLIKQELKSLRDEDKLTPDLVFRDPYLLNFLGLKDTYSEKGIESAILREIKSFILELGVGFSFVERQKRITVDGEDYYIDLLFYHRTLKRLVAIDLKLEKFKAADKGQMELYLRWLEKHEQVELLQLHKTGIRVAEYMTELPPRKVLEKKLHQAIIAAREQLTRRSLKPLSQ
- a CDS encoding helicase-related protein; translated protein: MKALNSIIDNRDANTVLDALKRLLPESKHLDIATGYFEIGSFLALDSFWNQLEKVRIVMGDETTKRTRNELINALTEASEESIEREKEKDDSLTGLLAIREALLKKQIEPKIYRQAKFHAKAYLMQTKPPSPVNFGIVGSSNFTEPGLTRNLELNLFTTDQLQLKALQEWFDKAWQESEEVREELLKVIEPHIKLYSPFEVYVKALYEYFHGKEIPTTAWEERESKIYPILDDLQRIGYRQALWIAEQWGGALICDGVGFGKTYIGLMLIERFLHERKRVALIVPKSARVSVWERRIKEYLSKYYGGSFSGDLIEVINHTDLHREKLKDHLASIRERADVIIIDEAHHFRTPNAQRSEKLFDIVEFNGRKKKIFMLTATPVNNSLFDILHLMEYFTRKKREYFQKLGISDTRSYFVKKEKAIEAKMGVESKVEGEENLFPEFDVIEAEKILRDDILFRTVVIQRSRDYAKQYFKQIGNNQFYFPEREKPVVADYQLARIYGELFESIKKSFNKDSPFVELALYNPENFRKDKSQIDRKIENRERQVISLIRATLLKRMESSYKAFEASCEDLLRSLARFLRYYEKEEWEKWKEKHDDFWKMVEGHWRDRFVDEDEESEVEEDDILPEPNKQLIKEDFFIEDIIVSVKRDMDELADFLQFIHSNITEQSDDKLKRLINLLNDDKELKTKKVIIFTQYRDTARYLYKQLKAKGLDDIEELDSTSKKDREIVIKRFSPYYNCSEEEVQKYLNQPIRILISTDILSEGLNLQDANLLINYDLHWNPVRLMQRIGRVDRRLDPKIEKMLGRENCVVRFWNFLPPDELDELLDLYQRVSGKLLRISKTLGIEGKYILTPEEEYDALRNFNATYNGIISYEEKIRLIFDDILKKHPNLADILPKLPKRLFSGKQHQSNQPQGVFAAYRFPSRVVKDERGNELSVPGECRWYYHRFGNDDILEDIEAIHAIIESSPETPRVVEKPMEELRKSIKLIEQKKVNTELRNMQVVIGEKAILVCWMEVC
- a CDS encoding four helix bundle protein — encoded protein: MNKEELKNRTKEFALRVIKLVNNLPKTQIGKIVGNQLLRSGTSVGANYRSALRARSQVDFEYKLGLVEEEADESFYWMELIVESNLMPIDKVKNLMQEANELIAIFASAIISLKKKKITNHKS
- a CDS encoding sodium:solute symporter → MGFSSLDYLIIAVYLLGVAIFGIISGGKQKSTHDYFLGSRKIPWWAVCFAIVATETSTLTFISIPGVAYVANLNFLQLTIGYIVGRVLIAFIFLPAYFSGNIETAYTFLGNRFGTTTRKTASLVFMITRLFADGVRLYATAIPIKLITGVDYPTAIMLTAVVTLVYTYIGGIRAVIWMDVVQMFIYLGGAVAAIWVLSSQIPESIASIFAVRNISEKFSLFNFGFNLDLKTFFSTPYTFWGSVLGGMFLSMASHGTDQLIVQRLLSTDSLSSSKKAIITSGFIVMFQFALFLFIGILLYVFYNGAKMDPNEVFPQYIINHIPSGIAGLIIAGLLAAAMSTLSGSMNSLASAVMFDFYKPLFSKTNTPDSELRISRIITALWCCLLIGSAFIFMNTPKTVVELALSIASFTYGGLLGTFLLGVLFKKTRQRDALIAFATGVIVMIGVIYFTSIAWTWYTVIGSVTTVAVGVMVSKMRKTEV